In Montipora foliosa isolate CH-2021 chromosome 13, ASM3666993v2, whole genome shotgun sequence, one DNA window encodes the following:
- the LOC137983492 gene encoding uncharacterized protein, whose product MSANLDAKLEVILLKLEKLDAIETSNIKELENKNLYLEAYSRRENIKFENIQEETGHGAHQEATKDVLRTFLETHLGYENARSVEMQRVHRLKVKKSNASNDTKPKPIIARFLRYKDCERIFSLGHRLKGTEFRMYQDLPYGIVERRRKQMDTFKLAKRNKIPAAFSKSQPDKLYIRGKLWPVGKPLDLALC is encoded by the exons ATGTCTGCAAACCTTGATGCAAAACTGGAAGTGATCTTATTGAAGCTAGAGAAATTAGATGCGATTGAAACGTCT AATATCAAAGAattggaaaataaaaatctcTACCTAGAAGCATATTCCAGGCGTGAGAACATTAAATTCGAGAACATCCAAGAAGAAACCGGACATGGCGCTCACCAAGAAGCCACCAAAGATGTGCTTCGTACCTTCCTCGAAACACACCTCGGTTATGAAAACGCCAGATCGGTCGAAATGCAGCGTGTACACCGCCTAAAGGTAAAGAAATCCAACGCTAGCAATGATACAAAACCAAAACCCATCATAGCTAGATTTTTACGTTACAAGGATTGTGAGCGCATTTTTTCTCTGGGCCACCGACTGAAAGGCACCGAATTCCGAATGTACCAAGATTTGCCATACGGCATTGTAgagagaagaagaaaacaaatggaCACTTTCAAACTCGCAAAGAGGAACAAAATCCCAGCCGCATTCAGTAAGTCCCAGCCTGATAAGCTTTATATTAGAGGGAAATTATGGCCCGTTGGTAAACCACTTGACTTAGCCTTGTGTTAA